The following are encoded together in the candidate division WOR-3 bacterium genome:
- a CDS encoding DUF4412 domain-containing protein translates to IWTTDFSKIGLKPEDLKIMEEMGKFFSEMMKGVSFYKIQTEKKEDKFFGVPVRIIGYDKGEKKFKMELKEIKRENLAPTLFEIPKGYKKEKLKIEE, encoded by the coding sequence GATTTGGACTACTGATTTTTCTAAGATTGGTTTAAAACCTGAGGATTTAAAGATTATGGAAGAAATGGGAAAATTCTTTTCAGAGATGATGAAAGGAGTTTCTTTTTATAAGATACAGACCGAAAAGAAGGAAGATAAGTTTTTCGGCGTCCCTGTAAGAATAATCGGTTATGATAAAGGTGAGAAGAAATTTAAAATGGAGTTAAAAGAGATAAAACGAGAAAATCTTGCTCCAACCCTTTTTGAGATACCAAAGGGATACAAGAAAGAGAAGTTAAAGATTGAAGAATAA